The genomic window TTTTGTGGCTTTCAACGAAATATCCATTAATAATATTGTAGGATTTGCATTTCGCTCTATTGCATAATGACCCTCGTTAAATTCTTTCGTAAATTCATTTATATTAGCAACATTGATAAATGGAGCGAATCCACTTGTCAACCAGCTTAATTCTTCCTTATCTAACTTGACTAATTCATTTTGGTCAAAGTTTACCAAAATACAACTTCTTGCAATTTGCAATGCATAAAGAAAGAAGCTTTTTTGACGTTCTCTGCCCAGTTTTCCAAACTCATTAACAAAAGATGTTAGCTTTACAAGATCGCCGGCATAGCAATACCTCATCCATTCTTTAAACTTCAGGAAATTTATTTTTTCGATTTCGGTTGACTGAAGATAAAATAAGGCATTTTTATAATTCCCTTCCGACAAATCCACTACTCTTTGTATCTCATCCGGTTCATGTTCATTTTCAGCCATTAATGCCTTTAATAAATCAACATCCTTTATTTTAGGAATTTTAACCATTTGGGTTCGCGAAAGAATCGTGCTGATAATTTGATCCTGATTTTCCGAAATTAAAATGAAAAGGGTTTTTTCCGGTGGTTCTTCCAGTATTTTTAAAATCTTTGGGGCTGCTGCATGAAATAATTTCTCGGCCATCCAAATAATCATTACTTTGTATTCCGCTTCGTACGATTTGTAACCCAGTGTTTTAATGATAGAATTGCAATCTTCGGCGTTAATGATTCCCTGTTTGTTCTCGATCCCAATTCTTTCAAGCCATTCGTTCAAACTGATATAGTAATTGTTTTCGATAAGAATAGATCGCCATGACTCGATAAAATCGGCACTCCTTGGTTTTTTAACTTCCTTGGTTGCAGCAATCGGGTAAATGAAATGCAAATCAGGATGAATCAGCTTTTCGTATTTTATACAAGAAGGACAAATTCCACATGAATCTGTTTCAGTGCGATTCTTGCAGTTAATATACTGCGCATAAGCGATGGCAAGCGCTAATTTACCGGAGCCGTTTGCTCCAATAAATAATTGGGCATGGCTCACCCTGTTTTCTTTAACAGTTTGAATCAGGCGTTCTTTGACTTGCTGCTGGCCTATGATCTCTTTAAAAAGCATGAATTAAAATTAATTGTCGAGCGGTTCAAAGA from Bacteroidota bacterium includes these protein-coding regions:
- a CDS encoding DNA polymerase III subunit delta translates to MLFKEIIGQQQVKERLIQTVKENRVSHAQLFIGANGSGKLALAIAYAQYINCKNRTETDSCGICPSCIKYEKLIHPDLHFIYPIAATKEVKKPRSADFIESWRSILIENNYYISLNEWLERIGIENKQGIINAEDCNSIIKTLGYKSYEAEYKVMIIWMAEKLFHAAAPKILKILEEPPEKTLFILISENQDQIISTILSRTQMVKIPKIKDVDLLKALMAENEHEPDEIQRVVDLSEGNYKNALFYLQSTEIEKINFLKFKEWMRYCYAGDLVKLTSFVNEFGKLGRERQKSFFLYALQIARSCILVNFDQNELVKLDKEELSWLTSGFAPFINVANINEFTKEFNEGHYAIERNANPTILLMDISLKATKLLKIKPE